The Verrucomicrobiota bacterium nucleotide sequence CGAACGCTTTCATATCGACCGCCACTCGTATGTCATTGGCGTGGGCGGCGGCGCGTTGTTGGATTTCGTCGGATTGGCCGCTGCCACCGCCCATCGTGGTGTGCGCCACGTGCGGATTCCCACGACCACGCTCAGCCAGGATGATTCCGGGGTGGGTGTGAAGAACGGGATCAACGCCTTTGGGAAAAAGAATTTTATCGGCACATTTGCGCCGCCGTTCGCCGTCATCAACGATTTTGAACTGCTGGCCTCGCTCTCGCCGCGTGACAAACGGGCGGGCTACGTGGAAGCCGTCAAAGTGGCGCTGATCCGCGATGCGAAGTTCTTTGACGAGATCGAACAGAACGCGGAAAAACTGCGCGACTTCGATCCGGCGGCAATGGAGCGCCTCATCCACCGTTGCGCCGAATTGCACGTGAACCACATTGCCACTTCGGGTGATCCATTTGAATTCGGGTCGGCCCGCCCACTGGATTTCGGTCACTGGTCGGCGCATAAGTTGGAGCAGATCTCTGAATACAAGATTCGCCATGGCGAAGCGGTGGCCATCGGTATTGCGCTGGATGTCATTTATTCGCGCAAGATGGGATTCCTTGAGGAGCGCTCCGCGACGCGGAT carries:
- a CDS encoding 3-dehydroquinate synthase, producing the protein MADIERTIQVSYQLRVHFTRRVFGPANTLLKMVLANGEDQGPRKVLVVLDETLALAQPNLVRDIENYFGAFPNELKLVCPPLVIEGGERAKNSYFHVSEIQSHIERFHIDRHSYVIGVGGGALLDFVGLAAATAHRGVRHVRIPTTTLSQDDSGVGVKNGINAFGKKNFIGTFAPPFAVINDFELLASLSPRDKRAGYVEAVKVALIRDAKFFDEIEQNAEKLRDFDPAAMERLIHRCAELHVNHIATSGDPFEFGSARPLDFGHWSAHKLEQISEYKIRHGEAVAIGIALDVIYSRKMGFLEERSATRILELLETLGFALFADELLHTVSGGGPIVLNGLEEFREHLGGELTITLLNAIGQGFETHEMNLPRVVEAIRELEARQKQKGRKVST